The genomic window CGCAGCCTCCGCGCCCGCTTCCATTCAAGACCCTGCACGAGGCCTCTTCAATTTTCATCTTCAATGCCCACCCACGTCACCATCCTCGGCGCAGGCGTCATCGGCCTCAGCACGGCGCTCTACTGTGCCCGGCGCGGCATGCAGGTCACTGTCATTGATCGCAGTCCCGCTCAACGCGATGGCTGCTCCTTTGGCAATGCCGGCATGGTTGTCCCCAGCCACTTCATTCCCCTCGCCGCTCCCGGCATGGTCAGCCTCGGCCTCAAATGGATGTGGAATCCCGAATCCCCCTTCTACATCAAGCCCCGCCTCGATCCCGATCTCCTCACCTGGGCCCTCCACTTCTGGAAAGCCGCCACCAAACAGCGCGTCGCCGCCGCCGCTCCTGTCCTCCGCGATCTCAGCCTCCTCAGCCGCCAGTGCTTTGAAGACATCGGCCTCGACTTCGGCCTTGTCAAAAACGGCCTCCTCATGCTCTGCAAAGAGCAGCACACTCTCGATGAGGAAGCCCGCACCGCCGCCCAAGCCAATGCCCTCGGCATCCCCGCCGAGGTCCTCGATGCCAAAGCCACCGGCGCCCTCGACCCCGGTGTGACCATGGACGTCTGCGGCAGCGTTTACTTCCCCAAAGACTGCCACCTCTCCCCCGCCCGCTTCATCGCTGCCCTCCAGTCCGAACTCACCCGCCTCGGCGTCCAGTTCCTCTGGGACACCGAAGTCACCGGCTTTAAAACCGAAACCGGCACCCTGAAAGCCGTCCAGACCACCCAGGGCGAGGTCGAAGGCCAGGAGGTGGTATTGTGTGGTGGGGTCTGGTCGGCCGATCTGGCCGCATCCCTGAATCTCAAAATCCCGATGCAGGCTGGCAAGGGTTACAGCCTCACATTGCCGAATCCGACACAACTTCCGACCATTTGCAGCATTTGTACCGAGGCACGTCTGGCCGTCACTCCCATGGATGGTGCCCTCCGCGTCGGCGGCACCATGGAGCTCGCCGGGGTGGATCAATCCATCACCCACCGCCGCGTCCGTGGCATCACACGTGCCTTTCCCACCTA from Prosthecobacter vanneervenii includes these protein-coding regions:
- a CDS encoding NAD(P)/FAD-dependent oxidoreductase, whose protein sequence is MPTHVTILGAGVIGLSTALYCARRGMQVTVIDRSPAQRDGCSFGNAGMVVPSHFIPLAAPGMVSLGLKWMWNPESPFYIKPRLDPDLLTWALHFWKAATKQRVAAAAPVLRDLSLLSRQCFEDIGLDFGLVKNGLLMLCKEQHTLDEEARTAAQANALGIPAEVLDAKATGALDPGVTMDVCGSVYFPKDCHLSPARFIAALQSELTRLGVQFLWDTEVTGFKTETGTLKAVQTTQGEVEGQEVVLCGGVWSADLAASLNLKIPMQAGKGYSLTLPNPTQLPTICSICTEARLAVTPMDGALRVGGTMELAGVDQSITHRRVRGITRAFPTYFPAFSENDFSVAKPWSGLRPVAPDGMPYLGRTQRWKNLTLATGHAMMGLSLAPATGKIVSDLLVGEKPSLSLTLLSPDRFS